The Tenrec ecaudatus isolate mTenEca1 chromosome 9, mTenEca1.hap1, whole genome shotgun sequence genome window below encodes:
- the EVX1 gene encoding homeobox even-skipped homolog protein 1 produces the protein MESRKDMVMFLDGGQLGTLVGKRVSNLSEAVGSPLSEPPEKMVPRGCLSPRAGPPAARERGGGGPEEESVDGVAGSAAGPGAEPRAAGATVLGPGPPAPSTDSLAGQGQPSSSDTESDFYEEIEVSCTPDCATGNAEYQHSKGPDSEALTSSPNSGSEAPKSNGGGGGGGGSQGTLSCSASDQMRRYRTAFTREQIARLEKEFYRENYVSRPRRCELAAALNLPETTIKVWFQNRRMKDKRQRLAMTWPHPADPAFYTYMMSHAAAAGGLPYPFPSHLPLPYYSPVGLGAASASAAASPFSGPLRPLDTFRVLSQPYPRPELLCAFRHPPLYPGPAHGLGASASGPCSCLACHSGPANGLAPRATAAAASDFTCASTSRSDSFLTFAPSVLSKASSVALDQREEVPLTR, from the exons ATGGAGAGCCGAAAGGACATGGTTATGTTTTTGGATGGGGGTCAGCTTGGCACCCTGGTTGGCAAGAGGGTCTCCAATTTGTCCGAAGCCGTGGGCAGCCCGTTGTCGGAGCCGCCCGAGAAAATGGTGCCCCGTGGTTGCCTGAGCCCGCGGGCCGGCCCTCCAGCGGCCCGGGAGCGCGGCGGGGGAGGCCCGGAGGAGGAGTCCGTGGACGGAGTAGCAGGCAGCGCTGCGGGCCCGGGCGCCGAACCGCGAGCAGCCGGGGCGACGGTCCTCGGCCCAGGGCCCCCGGCCCCCTCCACAGACAGCCTCGCCGGCCAGGGGCAACCCAGCAGCTCGGACACTGAGTCGGATTTCTATGAAGAAATCGAGGTGAGCTGCACCCCGGACTGCGCCACCGGGAACGCCGAGTACCAGCACAGCAAAG GACCCGACTCCGAGGCACTGACCAGCAGTCCCAACAGCGGCAGCGAGGCCCCCAAGAGCAATGGCggtggtggcggaggtggtggCTCACAGggcaccctgtcctgtagcgcCAGTGATCAGATGCGCCGTTACCGCACGGCCTTTACTCGGGAGCAGATTGCGAGACTGGAGAAGGAATTCTACCGGGAGAATTACGTATCAAGGCCCAGGAGATGCGAGCTGGCAGCCGCCCTAAACCTTCCGGAAACCACCATTAAG GTGTGGTTCCAGAACCGGCGCATGAAAGACAAGCGGCAGCGGCTGGCCATGACGTGGCCGCACCCGGCTGACCCTGCCTTCTACACCTACATGATGAGTCACGCGGCGGCCGCGGGCGGCCTGCCCTACCCCTTCCCGTCCCACCTGCCGCTGCCCTACTACTCGCCCGTGGGCCTGGGCGCCGCGTCCGCCTCGGCCGCTGCCTCGCCCTTCAGCGGCCCGCTGCGCCCGCTCGACACGTTCCGCGTGCTGTCGCAGCCCTACCCGCGGCCAGAACTGCTGTGCGCCTTCCGTCACCCGCCGCTCTACCCGGGCCCTGCGCATGGACTGGGCGCCTCGGCCAGCGGCCCCTGCTCCTGCCTCGCCTGCCACAGCGGCCCAGCCAACGGGCTGGCGCCCCGGGCCACGGCCGCTGCCGCCTCGGACTTCACCTGTGCCTCCACCTCCCGTTCGGACTCCTTTCTCACCTTCGCGCCCTCTGTGCTCAGCAAGGCCTCCTCCGTGGCACTGGACCAGAGGGAAGAGGTGCCCCTCACCAGATAA